One genomic segment of Novosphingobium sp. RL4 includes these proteins:
- a CDS encoding serine hydrolase domain-containing protein, with amino-acid sequence MAKHQAANAAVQQVLDALVEEGTEIGVQVAAYLNGELVVDAWAGVADPATGRKVDGGTLFNVFSVTKAVAATALHVQAERGPVDYDSPVARYWPEYGSNGKEAVTVRDALSHRTGTPQMPPAVTPEMMCDWDAMTAGIAALEPIFPVGQPAYQAVSFGWVIGEIVRRTDPERRSFRDFVAQEIAGPFDIEDLWIGVPEAAEPRIARLVDALNMQPPPAGTVLEKAMPFEVRLAPDIFEREDVRRATIAGVGGIFTARSLARFWSILANGGELDGKRLLSRKRVAMSCQMRPGGTLPDPVFFGMPMPLSQGGYWMYDGQSPLTMALGAATAIACPGAGGSLGWADPATGLAVAFCHNRMSAADGASAVGNAIRTALGLV; translated from the coding sequence ATGGCGAAGCATCAGGCGGCCAATGCCGCCGTCCAACAGGTCCTTGACGCTCTGGTCGAGGAGGGCACCGAAATCGGCGTGCAGGTTGCGGCCTACCTGAATGGCGAACTGGTGGTGGATGCCTGGGCCGGAGTTGCCGATCCGGCCACGGGCCGCAAGGTAGATGGCGGCACTCTGTTCAATGTGTTCTCGGTGACCAAGGCCGTTGCGGCGACGGCGCTTCATGTCCAGGCGGAACGCGGCCCTGTCGATTACGACAGTCCGGTGGCGCGTTACTGGCCCGAATATGGCTCGAACGGCAAAGAGGCCGTTACCGTTCGCGATGCGCTCTCCCATCGAACCGGCACGCCGCAAATGCCGCCTGCGGTAACGCCCGAGATGATGTGCGACTGGGACGCGATGACCGCCGGAATCGCCGCGCTGGAGCCGATCTTCCCGGTCGGGCAGCCCGCCTATCAGGCCGTATCCTTCGGTTGGGTGATCGGCGAAATCGTTCGCCGCACCGACCCGGAGCGGCGCAGCTTCCGGGATTTCGTGGCACAGGAAATCGCCGGCCCGTTCGATATCGAGGATTTGTGGATCGGTGTCCCGGAAGCAGCCGAACCGCGCATCGCCAGGCTTGTCGATGCGCTGAACATGCAGCCGCCGCCGGCAGGTACGGTCCTCGAAAAGGCAATGCCGTTCGAGGTCCGGCTCGCGCCCGATATTTTCGAGCGGGAAGACGTTCGCCGGGCGACTATCGCCGGCGTCGGCGGGATCTTCACGGCACGGAGTCTCGCACGGTTCTGGTCGATCCTCGCAAATGGCGGCGAGCTTGACGGGAAACGGCTGCTATCGCGGAAACGCGTAGCGATGAGCTGCCAGATGCGACCGGGCGGCACGCTTCCCGACCCGGTTTTCTTCGGCATGCCGATGCCACTCAGTCAGGGCGGCTACTGGATGTATGACGGCCAGTCGCCGCTCACCATGGCGCTGGGCGCGGCCACTGCGATCGCATGTCCGGGCGCTGGCGGTTCGCTGGGCTGGGCCGATCCGGCGACAGGCCTTGCCGTCGCTTTCTGCCACAACCGGATGAGCGCGGCGGACGGCGCAAGCGCCGTGGGCAATGCGATCCGCACGGCACTGGGCCTTGTTTGA
- a CDS encoding FadR/GntR family transcriptional regulator, which produces MARKPSKEGLVSGAVERMKQMILAQDSGTQIGSLPDLAKALGVGVVTVQQAARVLEHEGFLKVKRGNGGGYYGARPDAASLGRAMAGFLQVNRSREHEAIEIMTLLDCDLISAAALATDEALRERLRDHGRQIDACNTPEQRGAFEQEMQDIIYAMVDRPLMEMLARVTMEHYSSHVRVPIYPGAEGAERWKQERHNIIYAILRRDAGLARFEAQRRREDILQRLARAPSNAEGQ; this is translated from the coding sequence ATGGCGCGAAAGCCATCGAAGGAAGGCCTGGTCTCCGGGGCGGTCGAGCGGATGAAGCAGATGATCCTCGCACAGGATTCCGGTACGCAAATCGGCTCCCTTCCTGACCTCGCCAAGGCGCTGGGCGTTGGCGTCGTGACGGTGCAGCAGGCCGCGCGCGTTCTCGAGCATGAGGGTTTCCTGAAGGTCAAGCGCGGGAACGGCGGTGGCTACTACGGCGCCCGCCCCGACGCTGCGTCGCTGGGGCGGGCCATGGCGGGTTTCCTCCAGGTCAACCGGTCACGCGAGCATGAGGCCATCGAAATCATGACGCTGCTCGACTGCGACCTGATTTCCGCAGCCGCGCTTGCGACTGACGAGGCGCTTCGCGAACGGCTGCGCGATCATGGCCGTCAGATCGACGCCTGCAACACGCCCGAGCAACGGGGCGCTTTTGAGCAGGAGATGCAGGACATTATATACGCGATGGTCGACCGGCCGTTGATGGAGATGCTCGCCCGTGTGACCATGGAGCACTATTCCTCGCATGTCCGCGTGCCGATCTATCCGGGAGCCGAAGGCGCCGAGCGCTGGAAGCAGGAGCGCCACAACATCATCTATGCCATTCTCCGGCGCGATGCCGGGCTTGCCCGGTTCGAGGCGCAGCGCCGGCGGGAGGATATCCTGCAGCGGCTTGCACGGGCGCCGTCGAACGCGGAAGGGCAATGA